One window of the Streptomyces sp. TS71-3 genome contains the following:
- a CDS encoding NUDIX hydrolase, with protein MTIKDTPEEWQIRTSQTPFRGNKTSVRVDEVVMPDGSVARRDYQVHPGSVGILALDDEDRVLLIRQYRHPVRQKLWEIPAGLLDVPGENPLHAAQRELYEEAHVKAEDWRVLTDVYTTPGGCDESVRIFLARDLSEAKGERFAVEDEEADMEHARVPVDELVRGILAGDLHNNCLVVGVLSLVAARQGDGLDALRPALAPWPARPFED; from the coding sequence ATGACGATCAAGGACACCCCCGAGGAATGGCAGATCAGGACCAGTCAGACGCCCTTCAGGGGTAACAAGACCTCGGTGCGCGTCGACGAGGTCGTCATGCCCGACGGTTCCGTTGCGCGCCGCGACTACCAGGTCCATCCGGGCTCGGTCGGCATCCTCGCCCTCGACGACGAGGACCGCGTCCTGCTCATCCGCCAGTACCGCCACCCCGTGCGGCAGAAGCTCTGGGAGATCCCCGCCGGCCTGCTGGACGTGCCCGGTGAGAACCCCCTGCACGCCGCGCAGCGCGAACTCTACGAGGAGGCGCATGTCAAGGCGGAGGACTGGCGGGTGCTGACCGACGTGTACACCACCCCCGGCGGCTGCGACGAGTCCGTGCGGATCTTCCTCGCCCGGGATCTGTCCGAGGCCAAGGGCGAGCGGTTCGCCGTGGAGGACGAGGAAGCCGACATGGAGCACGCGCGCGTGCCCGTCGACGAGCTGGTGCGCGGCATCCTCGCCGGCGACCTGCACAACAACTGCCTGGTGGTCGGCGTCCTTTCGCTGGTCGCGGCCCGGCAGGGCGACGGGCTCGACGCGCTGCGGCCCGCCCTGGCGCCGTGGCCGGCGCGGCCCTTCGAGGACTGA
- the scpB gene encoding SMC-Scp complex subunit ScpB has translation MSTRTDTGRAGATSGEDADAPPAGLAAVAELDLKPALEAVLMVVDEPATEEHLAKILQRPRRGIADALQELADEYTVQGRGFELRLVAGGWRFYTRPEYAAAVEGFVLDGQQARLTQAALETLAVVAYRQPVSRSRVSAVRGVNCDGVMRTLLQRGLIEEAGTEPETGAILYRTTNYFLERMGLRGLDELPELAPFLPEAEAIEADTQEGVPSFDPDAPDTDDTHDADD, from the coding sequence ATGAGCACGCGTACGGACACCGGACGGGCCGGGGCCACCAGCGGCGAGGACGCCGACGCGCCCCCCGCGGGCCTGGCCGCCGTGGCGGAACTCGACCTCAAGCCGGCCCTGGAGGCCGTCCTCATGGTCGTCGACGAGCCCGCCACCGAGGAGCACCTGGCGAAGATCCTCCAGCGGCCGCGGCGGGGGATCGCGGACGCGCTGCAGGAACTCGCCGACGAGTACACGGTGCAGGGCCGCGGCTTCGAGCTGCGGCTCGTGGCCGGTGGCTGGCGGTTCTACACCCGGCCCGAGTACGCGGCCGCCGTCGAGGGGTTCGTCCTGGACGGCCAGCAGGCCCGGCTCACCCAGGCCGCCCTGGAGACCCTCGCCGTGGTCGCCTACCGCCAGCCCGTCAGCCGATCCCGGGTCTCCGCGGTGCGCGGGGTGAACTGCGACGGCGTCATGCGCACGCTGCTCCAGAGGGGCCTCATCGAGGAGGCGGGCACGGAACCCGAAACAGGTGCGATCCTGTACAGGACGACGAACTACTTTCTGGAGCGCATGGGCCTGCGCGGCCTGGACGAGCTCCCGGAGCTCGCACCCTTCCTCCCGGAGGCGGAGGCCATCGAGGCCGACACCCAGGAAGGCGTGCCGTCGTTCGATCCGGATGCTCCGGACACCGACGACACACACGATGCAGACGACTAG
- a CDS encoding segregation/condensation protein A has protein sequence MSSDDAESPPSGAGRPGRARRMLGRGPGAAPVPRAPAHAPDGHELDNHEPDGPDEPQEPVGAPEGEQEPDAPEQEPVAAPGPGFGPEPGAGPQPDSGDGPLRSIEDGPPGYAGDSPLRDSGEGSLREPGDSLPSVPEQPGPDTAPVPEPDAVQGPPAAPEPAATAVPVPGESPQEAADDGVFKVRLVNFEGPFDLLLQLISKHKMDVTEVALSKVTDEFMAHIRAMGPDWNLDETTEFLVVAATLLDLKAARLLPAAEVEDEADLALLEARDLLFARLLQYRAYKQIADIFTGRMDAEASRHPRTVGLEPHHAELLPDVVISIGPEGFAKLAVKAMQPKPVPQVYVDHIHAPLVSVVEQAEVVVARLRKEGEASFRDLVADAPDTLTVVARFLALLELYREKAVGLDQDEALGELIVRWTGGEGDVRPQVTDEFDRAPDLPEDKAGGKGGGKGGTAGNGDDANDGGGDDGNADENGEDTA, from the coding sequence ATGAGCTCGGACGATGCAGAGTCGCCGCCTTCCGGCGCGGGACGCCCCGGCAGGGCGAGGCGGATGCTGGGCAGGGGGCCCGGGGCCGCACCGGTGCCGCGCGCTCCCGCCCACGCGCCGGACGGCCACGAGCTGGACAACCACGAGCCCGACGGGCCCGATGAGCCCCAGGAGCCGGTCGGCGCGCCCGAGGGCGAGCAGGAGCCCGATGCGCCCGAGCAGGAGCCTGTCGCCGCGCCCGGGCCCGGGTTCGGCCCAGAGCCCGGCGCCGGTCCGCAACCGGACTCCGGGGACGGCCCGTTGCGGTCCATCGAGGACGGCCCGCCGGGATACGCCGGGGACAGCCCGCTGAGGGATTCCGGGGAGGGCTCGTTGCGGGAGCCCGGGGACAGCCTCCCGAGCGTGCCCGAGCAGCCCGGTCCCGACACCGCTCCGGTACCCGAGCCCGACGCCGTGCAAGGGCCCCCTGCGGCTCCGGAGCCCGCCGCCACGGCCGTCCCCGTCCCCGGCGAGAGCCCCCAGGAGGCTGCCGACGACGGCGTCTTCAAGGTCCGGCTGGTGAACTTCGAGGGCCCGTTCGACCTGCTGCTGCAGCTCATCTCCAAGCACAAGATGGACGTCACCGAGGTGGCGCTGTCGAAGGTCACCGACGAGTTCATGGCGCACATCAGGGCCATGGGGCCGGACTGGAACCTCGACGAGACCACCGAGTTCCTGGTGGTCGCCGCCACCCTGCTGGACCTCAAGGCGGCCCGGCTGCTGCCCGCCGCCGAGGTCGAGGACGAGGCCGACCTCGCGCTGCTGGAGGCGCGGGACCTGCTGTTCGCGAGGCTGCTGCAGTACCGCGCGTACAAGCAGATCGCGGACATCTTCACCGGCCGGATGGACGCCGAGGCCAGCCGCCACCCGCGCACCGTCGGCCTCGAACCCCACCACGCCGAGCTGCTGCCCGACGTCGTCATCAGCATCGGCCCCGAGGGCTTCGCCAAGCTCGCCGTGAAGGCGATGCAGCCCAAGCCCGTGCCGCAGGTCTACGTCGACCACATCCACGCCCCGCTGGTGAGCGTCGTCGAGCAGGCCGAGGTGGTCGTGGCGCGGCTGCGCAAGGAGGGCGAGGCGAGCTTCCGCGACCTCGTGGCGGACGCCCCGGACACCCTCACCGTGGTCGCCCGCTTCCTCGCGCTGCTGGAGCTCTACCGTGAGAAGGCCGTGGGGCTCGACCAGGACGAGGCGCTGGGCGAGCTGATCGTGCGCTGGACGGGCGGTGAAGGCGACGTCCGGCCGCAGGTCACCGACGAGTTCGACAGGGCGCCCGACCTCCCGGAGGACAAGGCCGGGGGCAAGGGCGGGGGCAAGGGCGGGACGGCCGGGAACGGCGACGACGCCAATGACGGCGGCGGCGACGACGGCAACGCGGACGAGAACGGCGAGGACACCGCATGA
- a CDS encoding glycoside hydrolase family 15 protein: MYVAGRIEDYALIGDMQTAALVCRDGTVDWLCLPRFDSHAIFAGLLGTEDHGFWRLGPAHAAGAEPPAASRRGYRGDSLVLESEWDTPRGTVRVTDFMPPRDGAPQLIRLVEGVSGRVPMRSALRMRFSYGRIVPWVHRVAGRTVAVAGPDSVWLDTDADTYGKNLTTYSDFTVGPGDRVAFTISWQPSHKSEPPLPDTEQSLEATEDFWRDWVGQCTYHGPYREAVVRSLITLKALTYAPTGGIVAAPTTSLPEEIGGVRNWDYRYTWLRDAAITLSSLLRTGYREEARAWREWLLRAVAGDPENLQIMYGIAGERELGEAELDWLPGYEQSRPVRVGNSAAQQLQLDVYGEVTEALHLAHMTGLARSDYASLLQLKLIRYLEDHWDEPDEGIWEVRGPRRHFVHSKVMAWVAVDRTIKLIESGDADGPLERWRRLRDDIHRDVCERGYDKGRNTFTQSYGSKELDASLLLIPQMGFLPPDDKRVIGTIEAIQRELATPDGFILRYPTTGGDIGVDGLEGDEGAFLACSFWLADDLAMIGRVGEARKLFEKLLSLRNDLGLLAEEWDPRLKRQIGNFPQAFSHVPLIDTALRLTAAGAYGG, from the coding sequence ATGTACGTGGCCGGGCGCATCGAGGACTACGCACTCATCGGAGACATGCAGACCGCCGCCCTGGTCTGCCGGGACGGCACGGTCGACTGGCTGTGCCTGCCCCGCTTCGATTCGCACGCGATCTTCGCGGGCCTCCTCGGCACCGAAGATCACGGGTTCTGGCGGCTGGGCCCGGCCCATGCCGCCGGCGCCGAACCCCCCGCGGCCTCACGCCGCGGCTACCGGGGCGACTCCCTGGTCCTGGAGTCCGAGTGGGACACCCCGCGCGGCACGGTCCGGGTGACCGACTTCATGCCCCCGCGTGACGGCGCGCCCCAGCTCATCCGCCTGGTCGAGGGCGTCAGCGGCAGAGTGCCGATGCGCTCCGCGCTGCGGATGCGCTTCTCCTACGGGCGGATCGTCCCCTGGGTGCACCGGGTCGCGGGCCGCACGGTCGCCGTGGCCGGCCCCGACTCGGTCTGGCTGGATACGGACGCGGACACCTATGGCAAGAACCTGACGACGTACTCCGACTTCACCGTCGGCCCCGGCGACCGCGTCGCCTTCACCATCTCCTGGCAGCCTTCGCACAAGTCGGAGCCGCCGCTTCCGGACACGGAGCAGTCGCTGGAGGCCACCGAGGACTTCTGGCGGGACTGGGTCGGCCAGTGCACCTACCACGGCCCCTACCGGGAGGCCGTGGTCCGCTCCCTGATCACGCTCAAGGCCCTCACCTACGCCCCGACCGGCGGCATCGTCGCCGCCCCCACCACCTCGCTGCCCGAGGAGATCGGCGGCGTGCGGAACTGGGACTACCGCTACACCTGGCTGCGGGACGCCGCGATCACCCTCTCCTCCCTGCTGCGCACCGGCTACCGCGAGGAGGCCCGCGCCTGGCGCGAGTGGCTGCTCCGCGCCGTCGCGGGCGACCCGGAGAACCTCCAGATCATGTACGGCATCGCGGGCGAACGCGAGCTGGGCGAGGCCGAGCTGGACTGGCTGCCCGGCTACGAGCAGTCCCGCCCGGTCCGGGTCGGCAACAGCGCCGCGCAGCAGCTCCAGCTGGACGTCTACGGCGAGGTCACCGAGGCCCTGCACCTGGCCCATATGACGGGCCTGGCGCGCAGTGACTACGCCTCGCTGCTCCAGCTCAAGCTGATCCGCTACCTGGAGGACCACTGGGACGAGCCCGACGAGGGCATCTGGGAGGTGCGCGGCCCGCGCCGGCACTTCGTGCACTCCAAGGTGATGGCCTGGGTCGCCGTGGACCGCACGATCAAGCTCATCGAGTCCGGTGACGCGGACGGCCCGCTGGAGCGGTGGCGCCGGCTCCGCGACGACATCCACCGCGACGTGTGCGAGCGCGGCTACGACAAGGGTCGCAACACCTTCACACAGTCCTACGGCTCCAAGGAGCTGGACGCCTCCCTGCTGCTGATCCCGCAGATGGGCTTCCTGCCGCCCGACGACAAGCGCGTGATCGGCACGATCGAGGCCATCCAGCGGGAGTTGGCCACGCCCGACGGGTTCATCCTGCGCTACCCGACGACGGGCGGCGACATCGGCGTCGACGGCCTGGAGGGCGACGAGGGCGCGTTCCTCGCCTGCTCGTTCTGGCTCGCCGACGACCTCGCGATGATCGGCCGGGTCGGCGAGGCCCGCAAGCTCTTCGAGAAGCTGCTCTCGCTCCGCAACGACCTCGGGCTCCTCGCGGAGGAGTGGGACCCGCGTCTGAAGCGCCAGATCGGCAACTTCCCGCAGGCGTTCAGCCATGTGCCCCTGATCGACACGGCCCTGCGGCTGACGGCGGCGGGGGCCTACGGGGGCTGA
- a CDS encoding response regulator transcription factor has product MAAILIIDDDIALLNACKVGLRALGHDVDTVETSGQGAAAVALDSPDVIVLDLGLPDLDGMEVCTRIRGWTDTPIIILSADDSEDRKIEALDGGADDYMTKPFGMRELDARLRVALRHHGADTGGDQSELRVGGLTLDLQHYEATFHGEWLDLTPKEFDFLAYLARHVGKVCTRRTIMENVWGPAYANDLHYLKVYAYRIRRKLHDQHGRFL; this is encoded by the coding sequence ATGGCCGCCATCCTGATCATCGACGACGACATCGCCCTGCTCAACGCCTGCAAGGTCGGGCTGCGGGCGCTCGGGCACGACGTGGACACCGTGGAGACCAGCGGCCAGGGTGCGGCGGCGGTCGCGCTGGACTCCCCGGACGTCATCGTCCTGGACCTGGGCCTGCCCGATCTGGACGGCATGGAGGTCTGCACCCGGATCCGCGGATGGACCGACACGCCCATCATCATCCTGTCGGCGGACGACTCCGAGGACCGCAAGATCGAGGCGCTCGACGGCGGCGCCGACGACTACATGACCAAACCCTTCGGCATGCGCGAACTCGACGCCCGGCTGCGCGTCGCGCTGCGCCACCACGGCGCCGACACCGGCGGCGACCAGAGCGAACTGCGGGTCGGCGGCCTCACCCTCGACCTCCAGCACTACGAGGCGACCTTCCACGGCGAGTGGTTGGACCTGACACCCAAGGAGTTCGACTTCCTCGCGTACCTGGCCCGCCACGTCGGCAAGGTGTGCACCCGCCGCACGATCATGGAGAACGTGTGGGGCCCGGCCTACGCCAACGACCTGCACTACCTGAAGGTCTACGCGTACCGCATCCGCAGGAAGCTGCACGACCAGCACGGCCGCTTCCTGTAG
- a CDS encoding arylamine N-acetyltransferase — protein MTTTPSEEPGLPGPYAARLGLTGAPGADLDGLRAMQRAHIRAIPFENLDPVRGVVPSLEPADIEAKLVRGGRGGYCHEHDILFSHMLTRVGFGVTELGARVVRGAADPAARPRTHMALLVDVPGERTPYLADVGFGERFGLLEPVPLVVDREFEGAGRRHRLVHAPHRGPLPLWVLQAWEDGAWRGQYAFTLDPFERSDFAAANWFVATNPRSPFARRPYVQRSFPDGGHLSLVDHLLTRTDLNGARTEREIPEGGLVPVLTGEFGLTLPADFALA, from the coding sequence GTGACCACCACACCATCCGAGGAGCCGGGCCTCCCCGGTCCGTACGCCGCGCGGCTGGGCCTGACCGGAGCACCGGGTGCCGACCTCGACGGGCTGCGCGCCATGCAGCGGGCCCACATCCGGGCCATCCCGTTCGAGAACCTCGACCCGGTGCGCGGCGTGGTGCCGTCCCTGGAACCGGCCGACATCGAGGCGAAGCTCGTACGCGGCGGGCGCGGCGGGTACTGCCACGAGCACGACATCCTCTTCTCGCACATGCTCACCCGGGTCGGCTTCGGCGTGACGGAGCTCGGTGCCCGTGTCGTGCGCGGCGCCGCGGATCCGGCGGCGCGCCCGCGCACGCACATGGCGCTGCTCGTCGACGTGCCCGGCGAACGGACCCCCTACCTGGCGGACGTCGGCTTCGGCGAGCGGTTCGGGCTGCTCGAACCGGTACCGCTCGTGGTGGACCGGGAGTTCGAGGGAGCGGGCCGGCGCCACCGCCTGGTGCACGCGCCCCACCGCGGGCCCCTGCCGCTGTGGGTGCTCCAGGCGTGGGAGGACGGCGCGTGGCGGGGGCAGTACGCCTTCACGCTCGACCCCTTCGAGAGGTCCGACTTCGCGGCGGCCAACTGGTTCGTCGCCACGAACCCCCGATCTCCTTTCGCGCGGCGCCCGTACGTGCAGCGCAGCTTCCCCGACGGCGGCCACCTGTCCCTGGTCGACCACCTGCTCACCCGCACCGACCTGAACGGCGCCCGGACCGAGCGCGAGATCCCTGAGGGAGGGCTGGTGCCCGTGCTCACCGGCGAATTCGGCCTCACCCTGCCGGCGGACTTCGCGCTGGCCTGA
- the ald gene encoding alanine dehydrogenase — protein sequence MKVGIPREVKNNEFRVALTPAGAHELVRNGHQVLIERNAGAGSSITDDEYIAAGARIVDTADEVWAAADLLLKVKEPIAEEYHRLRKDQTLFTYLHLAASKECTDALLDSGTTAIAYETVELPDRSLPLLAPMSEVAGRLAPQVGAYHLMRPGGGRGVLPGGVPGVLAGRAVVIGGGVSGWNAAQIAVGMGFHVTLLDKDIHKLKEADRIFGTRIQTVVSNALELEKACLAADLVIGAVLIPGAKAPKLVSNELVSRMKPGSVLVDIAIDQGGCFEDSRPTTHADPTFPVHESLLYCVANMPGAVPNTSTYALTNATLPYVVELANNGWAEALRRNPALARGLNTHEGEVVHKEVAEAHGLAHVELAELLA from the coding sequence ATGAAGGTCGGCATCCCCCGCGAGGTCAAGAACAACGAGTTCCGCGTGGCCCTCACCCCCGCCGGCGCTCATGAACTGGTCCGCAACGGCCACCAGGTCCTCATCGAGCGGAACGCCGGTGCGGGCTCCTCGATCACGGACGACGAGTACATCGCCGCGGGCGCCCGGATCGTGGACACCGCCGACGAGGTCTGGGCCGCCGCCGACCTGCTGCTCAAGGTCAAGGAGCCGATCGCGGAGGAGTACCACCGGCTCCGCAAGGACCAGACGCTCTTCACCTACCTGCACCTGGCCGCGTCCAAGGAGTGCACGGACGCCCTGCTCGACTCCGGCACCACCGCCATCGCCTACGAGACGGTGGAGCTGCCGGACCGGTCGCTGCCGCTGCTCGCGCCGATGTCCGAGGTGGCCGGCCGGCTCGCGCCCCAGGTCGGCGCCTACCACCTGATGCGCCCGGGCGGCGGTCGCGGCGTGCTCCCCGGCGGCGTGCCGGGTGTCCTGGCCGGCCGGGCCGTCGTCATCGGCGGCGGCGTCTCCGGGTGGAACGCCGCGCAGATCGCCGTCGGCATGGGCTTCCACGTGACGCTGCTGGACAAGGACATCCACAAGCTCAAGGAGGCCGACCGGATCTTCGGCACCAGGATCCAGACCGTGGTCTCCAACGCCCTCGAACTGGAGAAGGCCTGCCTCGCCGCCGACCTCGTCATCGGGGCCGTGCTCATCCCGGGCGCCAAGGCGCCGAAACTGGTCAGCAACGAGCTGGTCTCGCGGATGAAGCCGGGAAGTGTCCTTGTCGACATCGCGATCGACCAGGGTGGCTGCTTCGAGGACTCCCGGCCCACCACGCACGCCGACCCGACCTTCCCGGTGCACGAGTCGCTGCTGTACTGCGTCGCGAACATGCCCGGCGCCGTTCCGAACACCTCGACCTACGCCCTGACGAACGCCACGCTCCCGTACGTGGTGGAGCTCGCGAACAACGGCTGGGCCGAGGCGCTGCGCCGCAACCCCGCCCTGGCCAGGGGGCTCAACACCCACGAGGGCGAGGTCGTCCACAAGGAGGTCGCGGAGGCGCACGGCCTGGCGCACGTCGAACTCGCCGAGCTGCTCGCCTGA
- a CDS encoding ParA family protein: MPVGAQRLAGFDAVGSVSSVAVRTFAAHQSPQATPPQAQTAHQSMDGHHVNAMAGDRSGDNRGHFADYDDLPEGHFYDPDAEYEPDPEYAATLAPDAARQRRERVGPTGRPLPYFPIPGPLTDHGPAKIIAMCNQKGGVGKTTSTINLGAALAEYGRRVLLVDFDPQGALSVGLGVNPMELDLTVYNLLMERGMAADEVLLKTAVPNMDLLPSNIDLSAAEVQLVSEVARESTLQRALKPLMADYDFIVIDCQPSLGLLTVNALTAAHKVIVPLECEFFALRGVALLTETIEKVQERLNPELELDGILATMYDSRTVHSREVLARVVEAFDDHVYHTVIGRTVRFPETTVAGEPITTYASNSVGAAAYRQLAREVLARCHAE; this comes from the coding sequence ATGCCTGTGGGGGCCCAGCGCCTCGCGGGATTTGATGCTGTCGGCTCCGTAAGCTCCGTTGCGGTACGCACCTTCGCAGCCCACCAGAGTCCTCAGGCGACCCCGCCGCAGGCACAGACAGCACACCAGAGCATGGATGGCCATCACGTGAACGCCATGGCCGGCGACCGGAGTGGTGACAACCGCGGCCACTTCGCCGACTACGATGACCTGCCCGAAGGGCACTTCTACGACCCCGACGCCGAGTACGAGCCGGATCCGGAGTACGCGGCGACGCTCGCGCCGGACGCGGCCCGCCAGCGTCGCGAACGAGTCGGCCCGACGGGTCGGCCGCTGCCGTACTTCCCGATCCCCGGCCCGCTGACCGACCACGGCCCGGCCAAGATCATCGCGATGTGCAACCAGAAGGGCGGCGTCGGCAAGACCACGTCGACCATCAACCTGGGTGCCGCGCTGGCCGAGTACGGACGGCGTGTCCTGCTCGTCGACTTCGATCCGCAGGGCGCGCTCTCGGTCGGCCTCGGCGTCAATCCGATGGAGCTCGACCTCACGGTCTACAACCTCCTCATGGAGCGCGGCATGGCCGCCGACGAGGTGCTCCTGAAGACCGCCGTGCCGAACATGGACCTGCTGCCGAGCAACATCGACCTGTCGGCGGCGGAAGTGCAGCTGGTGTCCGAGGTGGCCCGCGAGTCGACCCTCCAGCGCGCCCTGAAGCCGCTGATGGCCGACTACGACTTCATCGTCATCGACTGCCAGCCGTCCCTCGGCCTGCTGACCGTGAACGCTCTGACGGCCGCCCACAAGGTGATCGTGCCCCTGGAGTGCGAGTTCTTCGCGCTGCGCGGTGTGGCGCTGCTCACCGAGACCATCGAGAAGGTCCAGGAGCGGCTGAACCCGGAGCTCGAACTCGACGGCATCCTCGCCACCATGTACGACTCCCGTACGGTGCACAGCCGCGAGGTGCTCGCGCGGGTCGTCGAGGCCTTCGACGACCACGTGTACCACACGGTCATCGGCCGTACCGTGCGCTTCCCCGAGACCACGGTCGCCGGCGAGCCGATCACCACCTACGCCTCCAACTCCGTCGGCGCCGCCGCGTATCGCCAGCTCGCCAGGGAGGTGCTCGCCCGGTGTCACGCCGAGTGA
- a CDS encoding CTP synthase has translation MPPSSTTKHIFVTGGVASSLGKGLTASSLGALLKARGLRVTMQKLDPYLNVDPGTMNPFQHGEVFVTNDGAETDLDIGHYERFLDVDLDGSANVTTGQVYSQVIAKERRGEYLGDTVQVIPHITNEIKHRIRRMATEDVDVVITEVGGTVGDIESLPFLETVRQVRHEVGRDNVFVVHISLLPYIGPSGELKTKPTQHSVAALRNIGIQPDAIVLRADREVPTAIKRKISLMCDVDEAAVVAAIDAKSIYDIPKVLHTEGLDAYVVRKLDLPFRDVDWTVWDDLLDRVHNPDHEVTVALVGKYIDLPDAYLSVTEALRAGGFANKARVKIKWVASDDCRTPAGAEQQLGDVDAVCVPGGFGDRGVSGKVGAIQYARERRIPLLGLCLGLQCIVIEAARHLADISDANSTEFDSATPHPVISTMAEQLDIVAGDGDMGGTMRLGMYPAKLAEGSVVREVYDGKEYVEERHRHRYEVNNAYRAELEKKAGLHFSGTSPDGKLVEYVEYPRDAHPYLVATQSHPELRSRPTRPHPLFAGLIAAAVRRQGAE, from the coding sequence TTGCCGCCCTCCTCGACGACCAAGCACATCTTCGTCACCGGGGGTGTCGCATCCTCCCTCGGCAAAGGCCTCACCGCCTCCAGTCTGGGCGCCCTGCTCAAAGCCCGCGGGCTCAGGGTGACGATGCAGAAGCTCGACCCGTATCTGAACGTCGACCCGGGCACCATGAACCCCTTCCAGCACGGCGAGGTGTTCGTCACCAACGACGGCGCCGAGACCGACCTGGACATCGGGCACTACGAGCGCTTCCTCGACGTCGACTTGGACGGCTCCGCCAACGTCACGACGGGCCAGGTCTACTCCCAGGTGATCGCCAAGGAGCGGCGCGGCGAGTACCTCGGGGACACGGTCCAGGTCATCCCGCACATCACCAACGAGATCAAGCACCGCATCCGGCGCATGGCGACCGAAGACGTGGACGTCGTGATCACGGAGGTGGGCGGCACCGTCGGCGACATCGAGTCCCTGCCGTTCCTGGAGACCGTCCGCCAGGTGCGGCACGAGGTCGGCAGGGACAACGTCTTCGTCGTGCACATCTCCCTGCTGCCCTACATCGGGCCCTCCGGCGAGCTGAAGACCAAGCCCACCCAGCACTCCGTCGCCGCGCTGCGCAACATCGGCATCCAGCCCGACGCGATCGTGCTGCGCGCCGACCGCGAGGTCCCCACCGCGATCAAGCGGAAGATCTCCCTCATGTGCGACGTGGACGAGGCCGCCGTGGTCGCCGCCATCGACGCCAAGTCGATCTACGACATCCCCAAGGTGCTGCACACCGAGGGCCTGGACGCCTATGTCGTCCGCAAACTCGACCTGCCCTTCCGCGACGTGGACTGGACGGTCTGGGACGACCTGCTGGACCGCGTCCACAACCCCGACCACGAGGTCACCGTCGCCCTGGTCGGCAAGTACATCGACCTCCCGGACGCCTACCTCTCGGTCACCGAGGCCCTGCGCGCCGGCGGCTTCGCCAACAAGGCGCGCGTCAAGATCAAGTGGGTGGCCTCCGACGACTGCCGGACCCCGGCCGGAGCCGAGCAGCAGCTGGGTGACGTCGACGCCGTCTGCGTCCCGGGCGGCTTCGGCGACCGCGGCGTGAGCGGCAAGGTCGGTGCGATCCAGTACGCGCGCGAGCGGCGCATTCCGCTGCTCGGGCTCTGCCTCGGCCTCCAGTGCATCGTGATCGAGGCCGCCCGGCACCTCGCGGACATCTCGGACGCCAACTCCACCGAGTTCGACTCCGCGACGCCCCACCCGGTGATCTCCACCATGGCCGAGCAGCTCGACATCGTCGCGGGCGACGGGGACATGGGCGGGACCATGCGCCTCGGCATGTATCCGGCCAAGCTCGCCGAGGGGTCCGTGGTGCGCGAGGTCTACGACGGCAAGGAGTACGTCGAGGAGCGGCACCGGCACCGGTACGAGGTCAACAACGCCTACCGGGCCGAGCTGGAGAAGAAGGCCGGTCTGCACTTCTCCGGCACCTCGCCGGACGGCAAGCTCGTCGAGTACGTCGAGTATCCGCGCGACGCCCATCCCTACCTGGTGGCCACCCAGAGCCATCCTGAGCTGCGCTCCCGGCCCACTCGGCCGCATCCGCTCTTCGCGGGGCTGATCGCGGCGGCGGTGCGGCGCCAGGGCGCCGAGTAG